GCCAAgcgaaaaaagcacgggcctgggagtcagatgacctgggttctaatctccactctgacaattgtctgctggatgaccttggacaagtcacttaacttttgtgctgcaggttcctcatctgtaaaatgggcattagatacctattttcccctcaaaacttagactatgatcccagGTGGACCAGGCACTGTGTGCAATCTGCATatgctgtacccaccccagcacttaggtttgTGCTTGACAGaaactaagcacttaccaaaaccacaatcatcatcattcttgggcagggaacatgtcaatttgttattctctctctctctccctctctcaagtgTCTAattagagcttgttgtgggctgggtgtctgttatactctcccaagcgcttagtacagagctctgaacaaagGGTCTGGGTCCCTAGAGagcacccccccaaccctccaactcccaaacctcAGCTACTTGCAATTTTCATCCTGCCCTATTATATCTTACCATAGaaacctgcaaaaaaaaaaaaaaaggatttcccAAACTTTCCAGGTCAGATGAAGTAGAGGAAGTTCAGTAGAATGGTGATTAATAACAAATTCTAATTGTTCCAGTAAGCAGAAAGTCCCCTGTAGTCTTCTGGATTTTATTGGATTTGTCCATCTATTTATGCAGACAAAACTTCCTAACCATTTACAattacttttgaaaaaaaaaacactctaaTATATTAATTTACTGCTGACATCTCAGATTGAGGAAACTAAAAATGTATACATAATGAAAGAATTTTTAAAACTGCCTGTTTTAAGTGCTAATGCTCAGGAGGTAAAATTCATTCTGAGACTTTTTCCTCACTTAAAAATTAATGTCAGCACACTGCGTAAATTTTGGATATTCAatgagcctctttttttttttttaaagcaatgatAGAAAAAGATGGAAAATATGAAGGGATCGTGATCCATTGTATTTTACAGGGAAAGAATATTATCAGTAGAAAGTATAATTATCTGAAGGAAAACCTTTAGATAATAGTGTTACAATATTGTCCCAGTACAACTACACCAAAAAAGTGTGATGAAAACCTTTCTATGGTATATTGATTTGAAAATTGCCTTCAACTTGCCAGAAAATATTGTTTCAAAAAACAGTAATTCATCTTAAATATATAAAGTAAAAATATTGGGAGTACCTTTAAAGCTTACCTCCAAATAGTTTTTAAACATGGTGACAGGCTCCATATCTGAAtggggttgagggcagggaaacagTGAGAATAAAGAGATAGAAATgaggttaattattattatatttgttaaattatCATTCCGTtcaaagcaatgtattaagcattgggataggtacaagttaatcaggtcgcatgcagtccctgtctcactggaggctcacaggcatgaggagaaggagaacaggtactgaatttacagatgaggaaaatgagacacagagaagttaaatggcttgcctaaggtcacatagcaggtatgtgattaaggcagaattagaacccagatcctctgattcccaggcccatgctctttttacttcgctacactgcttctcaagattggagaattttgaggaaaaAAGTCCTGGTCCTTGGAAACCACACAGGCAGGAATTATACAGTAGAATTTTGAAAAAAGCAAAAATGAGACCAAGACCCTAGAGATTAAACTTTTAAGGATGAACACTCCAACATTAGTGCTACTAAGATGCCTACTGTGATAACTGATAAAGGAAAACAGTAAACAAAAGCGGGAAATTCATGCCAAAAAGATTGAAACACATGATACCCACACAAGCTGAGCAGTTATTAGAACAGGCTAGTCAGGAAATAACAAAAGCTTCACCTACCAGCCTGTTGAAATGTTAGTGAACTCTTTTGAATTTTAATCAAATGATAAAGAATCAACACAGAACATATGTTTCCCCATGATTTAATTCAATGCATTATTGTTTGTAATGTGACTTAAGGATGAGGGGATGCAGTTGACTATGTACCCTGGGTTCTGCATTCTCGTCTCACACATGGGCCATCCTGTGCAAGAAACTGCTAGAATCTAGCCTCAAGCTCTACTTTTCTTTCTACAGTAGCCACATGTACCATTCTCCAAGACACAGTGTCTTATGATATTTGATATGTGCTTattagtgtgccaagcactgtactaaacagtggggtagatacaaactaatcaggtcgggcacagctcatgtcccacatgaggctcacagtctcaatccctgttttacagttgagggaattgaggcacagagaagtaaagtgacttgcccaaggtcagatggcccacaagtggccgagccaggtttagaacccaggtcctttaactcccaggcccctgctctttccgctaggccacgctgcttccttacttCTACAGTGGTGTTTAGTCATTGCAACGACACATTGCAGACCACAGCAAGAGGATGGGTGGCTCCGTGAGAGCTAAACCATCTCGCAGCTGTGGCCACTGAGAATCACAGTCGCAGGCTGGGCAACAGCAGCCATTTGGTCTGAATAGCTTACTTGGTAAGAGACTTTGAAATCCTAACACAGAAGAATTCTCCCAGTTGATTGCCTAATTatactctttcccttcttttctgctCCTCTCTACTAGTTTGGCTAGGTTCCATTTTAACATTTTAACAATAaactcaatgacatttattgagtgcttactatgtgtgtagagcagtgtactaaatgcttgggagagtacaatatgacagagttgggtagacacatttcctgtccataatggagtttataatctagagagttGTGTACAGATTCAAAACAGAGAGACGCTTTAGTACAAAGGCTCTAGGAGGTCCCAGCCTAGAACCCGGCGGACCCTGAGTCTACCGTTTCCTGGGGGTTTGAATGATTAGCTCCCCTGGAACCACCCAACAGCAGGCAGACACATACACATGCCTCCAGAACCACCAACTTGTCCTCTGTTCCTAGGGCTAGGCCTTGGAGTTCCCGACCAGAGgggatctctcccaagcaccttccTGGTCCAAATCCACAACCACGGGCCCGAGTTGGCATCAGATAGTCTCCAGATATGGTGGAAATCTGGCTCCCAAGAGACCTGAACATTTCCGGAGCAGAGAGAAGTGCGGGTCTTGCATCAGTCTTAACTACTCTCTTGCACATAGCAAAGTAACacccctttcccatctttcccagcagtatcttcagaggagacctcctccctcctcgcaagtgccagcccctccacctgtgcttcggacctcattcctgctcatcttataaaaattattgccccttccttcctcccctccttaacttccatctgcactctcaaatggcttcttccttcacacatgcccatgtctcttccatcttaaaaaaaaaaaaacctctcgaacccacttccccatccagttatcatcctatctccctcctaccctttctttctAAACTCCtaaaatgagtcatctacacttgctgccttgaattcctcaactccaactctctcctggaccccctccaatccggcttccatccccttcactccatcgaaatggtcctctcaaaggtcaccaatgacctccttcttgccaaatccaaaggctcctactccatcttaatcctccttgacctctcagctgcctttatcactgttgaccatctccttctcctcaacatatTATCGCACCTTAACTTCACTGACTCAGTcggctcctggttctcttatctctctggccattcattctaggtctccttcgtgagctcctcctccccctcccatccttaactgtaggggttcctcaaaggtcagttcttggtccctttctgttctccatctatactcactcccttgctgGACTCATTCGGTCCCACGGTTTCAACTCTCTTGTCTacccagatgacacccaaatctacatctcctcccctgttctctccaccccctccaggctcgtatctcctcctgccttcaggacatctccacctggatgtccgcctgccacccaaaactcaacatgtccaagactgaactccttatcttccctcccaaaccctgtcctctccctgacttccccctcactttggacggcactaccatccttcccatctcacaagcctgaaactttggtgtcatctttgacttggctctctcattcaccccacacattcaatccgtcaccaaaacctttaCAACAtccccaagatccaccctttcctctccatccaaactgctaccttgctggtacaagctctcatattatcctgactggattattgcatcagcctcctctctgatctcccatcttgtctctccctgctccagtctataattcattccgctgcccggatcaagtttctacagaaacattctgggcatgtcactcccctactcaaaagcctccagtggttgcctatcaaccttcacctgaaacagaaattcctcactcttggcttcaaaactctccatcacctggccccctcctacctcacctcccttctctccttctacagcctgccccgtacactcctctcctactaaccttctcacggtccctTGTTCTTGCccgtcccaccatcaacccctggcccacatcctaccactgacctggaatgccctccctcctcacatctgccaaactaactctcttcccttcttcaaagccctgagagctcacctccttcaggaggccttcccagactgagccctcccatttcctctgcccctcctccccgacattccccctactccctccctctgctctatccccttcccctccacacagcacttgtgtatatttgtaaatattagttattactctattttatgaatgtgtatatatctatgattctttttatcttgatggcattgatgcccgactacttattctgttgtctttctccaccttttagactgtgagcccgttgttgggtagggattgtctctatctgttgtccaactgtacattccaagggctcagtacagtgctctgcaaacagtaagcactcaataaatatgattgaacaccaTCAGCAATGAGGTTTTTGAAGATGAAGGTCAATGACATGACTTTATATTCTGCAGGTAGAGGACTGAGAATGGGGATGTGACCAAATTTCATCAGGTTGTGAATTTGGACTCTCCTCAATTCATGAGGAGGTCCTCTGAGAAAAGTAATCAAGTGAATCAATTTTAGACATTTCCTTGAGTCAGCTAGTTAAAAGACCAGCTGCTTGGATTCGATTGAGTCGTTGCAAAACCTAGTCCTGATGCAAATTCTTACTTTAGCCATTTTTCACACCTCTCAACTATTTACCAAAGTGAATTCCTGGTACACTTGGGTTTGTAGAAGTTCTCAGGCTTAAAGGAAAAAATGGGACCCTGTAAAGTTTTAGAAAGTCTGAAACCTAGTTGGAGTAGGGATGAATAAGGAGAAGAGACAAggcaaccaactctgctgtactctcccaagctcttagtacagtgttctgtacatagtaaacactcaacatatACGATTGATAATGaataagaaaaggaggagaaggtgcTAACAATTCCTTGCGGGGTAAATAAGAAGGAACCCAGGCAGAGGATTTGAGGGGGTAAAAAAGCAGAAGTTGTGAAATGTGAAGAGCAAAAACTTTTACATCTAAAAACGAAGCGGGATCTGGGAAATTTAACTCAATGCCCACAAGAGGTTTTGATTGCAAGCTACTGTGGGTAAGGCAAAACTGCAAGGGGTTGGCTATGAGGTAGGTTactattaaggtcacatgtcttgagaagcaggatggcctagtgaatagcatgagcctgggaatcagaaggacttaggttctcatcccggctacaCTACGTGTCCACTGGGTGACTGGGTgtccgctgggcaagtcactttatttctctgtgcctcagctacctcatctgaaaaatggggattgagagcttgagccccatgtgagacagggagtgtgtccaacctgcctaacttgtatctatcccagtgcttaaaacagtgctcggtacttagtaagcactgaaataccataactactatgtcttccaagaggccttcctgattaatgcctctttcccccaaactccctccccctccacacattCCAGACTACTATCCTCTCCATCTCCAGTGCatcattaaggtcacaactcctccaagagcccttccctgttTAAGCTTTCTTTTcgctggctcgctctcccttcagcatcatccaTATAGTGGGATCTTTGACATTGGGACCtttgatattcgctccacctccaacccctcaacacttatctttatattatatattataaattacttatttgttcatattaatgtgcatcttcccctctagactgtaagctaatgggcagggaacgtgtctactaattctgttgtactctcccaaaggctaagtacagagctttgcacatagtaagtgctcaataaatgtcatcaattgattgctctgcacaatagcaagagttcaataagtaccattgattgattgatattagccTGTTACTACTGCACACAAATAGGTTGAAATGCTAGTTTTGATTCCAATTGATGACACTAAGCTAGATAAAAATGGAAGTTTTTCCAGGTTTTTAGGCAAGAGCTGGAATTGAAGTGAATTGaaatggagaaagctgattgGGCAGATAGAGTCATATGTTTTTTGGCGGCTTTATGAGGAACCAAGACTTGTTCTAGGAGgtgagcaggggagagaaggatAAAAAGATATACATCTTCAATTTCTTCCCTAATCATGTGGATTCCACAGAAGTCATAGCCCCATCATCACCACTCCCTGCCTCAAATTGGGTAAAGAAAACAGCAACCTGGAGATTAGATTAGTTTGAAAGACTGTAGAGCCCAGATAAGCAGAGTAGAGGTTCAGAAAATAAATAATTCACTTCAATTTTAGTTTCTGCTACATCCCTACCCATTTCATAGAACAACTTTATAAACTTGAAAAGAATGCTTCTCCTTTAAGATCACGTAAATGAAGATAACCACAACCTCAATTAGATCACACCAAAGCACCAATTAGAGTCCTTTTTTGAgacgctttttttttaaaaaaaaaaaaaaacaacctgtaCCTATAAGAGCTAAgagccttgaggggcagggaagccCAACACCATGCAATAAATAGCTGCTTCAAAACAtgagaaaaaaaacccttctacTACATTACAGGTGCAAACATTTGCCGAGAGCTGAACTCTTAAAGATGGATGAGACAACCACCTTCAGCACCACAGATTATGACTATTCATCCTTCATTTCTGATTCCAATGATTCCCTGTATAcctccatcctgcttcccatCCTCTACTCTGTGGTATTCCTGACTGGAGTCGTGGGGAACCTGATACTGATGGGGAGCTTATGTTTCAAGAAGGGGAGCAGCAGGCGGATAGATATCTTCATCGTCAATCTGGCAGCCTCCGATTTTGTTTTCCTTGTCACACTGCCACTCTGGGTGGATAAGGAGGCCTCCTCCGGGCTCTGGAGGACCGGCTCCTTCCTCTGCAAGAGCAGCTCTTACATCATCTCAGTCAACATGTACAGCAGTGTCTTCTTCCTCACCTGCATGAGTGCAGACCGCTTCTTGTCCATCGTGTGTCCTTCCAGTTCCCGGAGAATCAGAAGTAGATCTTTTGCAGCCGGAGCCTGTATTAGTGTGTGGCTTTCCTCTTGTATTTTAGGATTGCCTACGGCGTTACATAGGACGTTGACATTCACTGAAGGAAAACCCTTCTGCATAGACATTGGAGCTACACCCACCAAACGGGCTTATGCCCTGGTATCCTTGATTTTCACTTTTTTTGTCCCCTTGCTGAGCATCCTGGCCTGCTACTTGTCCATTATGAGGAAGCTGTGTGTTCACTATCAACATTCTAGAAAACACAACAAGAAGCTGAGGAACTCCATCCAGATCATCTTCTTCGTAGTCATGGCCTTTGTCTTCAGTTGGGCCCCTTTTAACACATTCAAACTTCTCTCCATCATCTCCGGGCTCCAGGAAGATAGCTTCTTTTCTTCAAGAACTCTCCAGCTGGGCATGGAGTTCAGCAGTCCCTTGGCATTTGCCCACAGCTGCATCAACCCTTTCATCTACTATGGATTCGATAGTTATATCCGCCGGGCTATCGGTCAGAGGCTGTGTTCCTGTCTGAGGAGCCAAGACTATGGAAGCAGTACCGAAACCTCAGAAAGCCACCTGAGTAAGATTAACTTCAACTATGTGGAAGATTCGATTAGAAAAAGGAAGAATTCTGTGTTACTCTGAAGAGATCTGGGCATTTCAGGAAATTGGTTACCTCTAATGGGGAGtgctaggagggggaaggtggtttcgaatggaaaagaggagggtggggagcacAAATTTGGGGTGAGGGAAATAGGGATGAGGGAATTTGGTTACATCTTATACATTCCAGGATAAGATAACACATATAGATAACTCTGAAGTAATGCTGTTGCCTAGAGGAAGGATAAGTTGTGGATATGGCTGGGAAGGTTGCTGCTTTTGTGACTTGACTTGCTTGCCCATTATCAATTATGTTTGTAGTTTAGGAGTATTTCTCCATCTTTTGCAGTACCAGGACTCAACACTGTTTGTGATGGACCCTCTAATTTGTGCTGTCTaagtcataataacaataatcatgatgtagttaagcacttactatgtgccaagcactgggtcatGACACGTGGCTCTAAACTACTCTGTCTCCTGTCCTGGCAATGATTAAAATGACATTTGAAAATAGCCTTTGAGTTTCAAGAATGTGACAATATGTTGATAGCACTGAGAATATATTTATGCTTATACTCTAGTTGACTAGTTTCTACTGTAGATTATGGCCTCAAACTATAAAGTCCACAAGGCTTGAGACTTCATTATGGTCATCCTACACTCTATCACAACAATTATCAACTGGAACTGCTTCATATTAAATGTAAAATACACATCTCTTGAACCTTCCAGCCTCCCAGTCCGCAGAGTCAGTGTCTGAATATCTTTGGATAATAGGATAATAGGACAAGGTGTCTTTTCAAGACAGGCTTTTTTTGGCTTACTAATAAGGGAGAAAAAGGTTTTTTTCATGGTTATATTACATTTTACATGTATTCTGTTAAAGATGTTAGACCTTTTTATCCTAACCCCAACAGTTTTATGCATTAATGTTATAACTTTTCTTAATCACTTGGCTTTAATTGCACAAATTCTCAGTAGATTAGTGGAGAAATGTCATAAACAGTCTAGGGGCGCTGGAATTGCTGGAACTAGTCCTAAGGGCTAGTTGAGGATCTCCCCTTTGGTTTCCTGAAGGCATTTTGTCTTTCTAcccatttttttttagaatgcATGGTAGGAGTACCATAGAATCTAATTCTGATGGGAACCTCCTATTTTAAGGACAGCCACATCAAATAATATTGATGCTTAAACTACAATCTCAAGGGCCACAATCTCTTTGCTGTAACACTCATGCATATTACTATGCATTCTGTTGAAGAGATAAAGCTAAATGAATTACTCCCACATAAAATCAGAAAAAAGTATGATGAGCAATTGCCTGGTTAATGTGCACAGTAACTATATAAGTGACTTTAGTTAtgctgaaaaaaatatatatatatacacacacacgtgcatatTCTATACCACCTGAGCCAGAGCTTGCACCTGCAAagacctgggggggtggggggggggagggagtagattaaaaaaaaaaagaacaaaccaTGTACTCAAATAAGTTTTTCATTTGAATATCTGCATCTTGCAGAGAACCCTTAATGGAGTTTCTGAAATTTCATATAGAGAGTGGGGACATTGTTTTAAAATTCACTCTAACAGATGTAATAAAGATTAGAGATTGTTGAGTATTTTCTCGACCATTGTGCTGGAATGTACCTTCTAATGTAATATTCTGCATGCAATTCACTATTTATGGGAATAGTTTACAAAGAAATAAACATGCTTCTTGAAATAAGAGCTATTTAAAAATTGAATTTGCCATATTTGTGTAGAACATTTCATTTATCTCATGATTCTTTATTAAATAAAATCATCTCTCTTTAGTCAAGCTCAAATTACAAGTTTAATTGCAATTAAAGGTTATCAGtgataaaaatcaataaatgaagCCGATTATTTTAGGATGTGGGACTAAATGGTTTTTCACCCATTCCTTTTACCCATGGCCACTTCAGTATATTTGCTattttctatttagttgccctttTCACTATTCCATCCAATATCATTACTAGTAATTTATAACCTTTCTCCACAACTTTCAAACTATAATCCAAACGGCAAattgaaggtaaaaaaaaataaaaaatgaaagccaacaacagaagcaaaatgcaAGCAGAGAAATTACTTTAAAAAGGAAAACAGGAAGGCAGCATTATTGCATTTGAGAAGCAAAAGCCTAGAGTTTACAGTTCTATCAGTAACTGTAACTCTATTAAGTCACTGATCTCAATAGCAGTTGtcccatttgcaaaatgaagataaaattctAACCTCTATCTGCCTCACAAGGTTGGTTTGAGACTAAATGACATATTAAAGTACACTTGGAGacctgaattaaaaaaaatttaaagtctATCACTCCTTAAATTAGTATAACCtcattttcagcacttagaacaatgcttggcacatagtaagtgcttaataaataccatcatcatttcatCATTCACAGAGATTACTAGTTTGGTTAAGTAACTGAAAGATAGTTGAGAACAGCCAATCCACTTCAAATTCTGGGAATTTGGGTTAAGTATGTTTTCAAAAAACAAAGAAATTACAGTCCATTTGTAGAACCTCATTCGTTTTCAGGCAAAACAGTTGCTTAACGCCAACTAATGAATGAGTTCAAATATTTTTAAACCCAACAAAGAGATCAATCCTGTACACTGTATTCAATTTAGATAATTGCAAAAAACCAAGCATTCCTCCGAAAATCATGCTGTCATAGCTTCAAAATGGGTACACACGTCAACACCGTAGACACACTAAGTACTAGTTAATTGTGTACAGTATGAAAAAAAGTGTTAGACCACACACAATGGATGGAATATTATGTTAGCACCATCTGTGAAAAAAAGTGAAGGCCAGTCTaggaaaatatttataaatatacaGTCATATTCCAGAATATCACTCTGAAGTTGTTTGGGTAGTTAAACCATTAATAAAGGTTCAAAAAGAAGttaatcatcattttcattttgaCAGACAATACTTTGAGTCTTAAAAAGACAAGAGGTTTTCTTATTTATAGAAATAGTGATTTCCAATGTactctctggagaagcagtgtggctcagtggaaagagcacgggcttgagagtcagaggtcacgggttcgaatcccaggctctgccacctggcagctgtgtgactgtgggcaagtcacttaacttctctgtgcctcagttacctcatctgtaaaatggggattaagacagcctcacttgggacaacctgattaccctgtatctaccccagcacttagaacagtgctctgcacatactaagcgcttaacaaataccaacattattaatactagtGAATGTAATAcaatacagcactttgcacatagtaagctttcagtaagtatgactgaatgaatgtagtacAGTATTCAATTCGCCTGAGTAGTTTTCTCAAATGGCAATTTCTTTTATGCAATGAAAAACTACGATTGGTAGTTTAAAAAACCAATGGTCAgtctttaattcatttaatttttGGAAAGGgatatttgattattttttttttaagactagcAGTATTATGAACACGAAACTAGCCCTCCCcctatttttaaaacaaaatcttCACTTTTGGGAAAGAACTAAAGTACTACTGCAAGGATTATTACTGAAATTTGACTAATGAACAAAATTCTTTAATGAGTATTACTCCAGATTCCTGGATAGAGTCAATCAAAAAAATAATGGCTACACACCCATTAAATTTCATGGTTTTGTTGAAATAATTAGGGAATTAACTACAGTTGGCCAATTcttgtaaatatttattttgttaagtggTCAGCAGCTCCATGCCAGACTTCAGTGATAAGGAAACAAGGCAAGAGATCCTCCCTTGAAGTCTCTCAGGTCCTTTCTGCTACTGCACTAACCAAAATGAcctccatgataataataatgttggtatttgttaagcgcctactatgtgcagagcactgttctaagcgctgagggagatacagggtaatcaggttgtcccatgtgaggctcacagttaatccccattttacagatgagggaacaggcacagagaagttaagtgacttgcccacagtcacacagctgacaagtggcagagccgggattcaaaaccatgaactctgactcccaagcc
This region of Ornithorhynchus anatinus isolate Pmale09 chromosome 17, mOrnAna1.pri.v4, whole genome shotgun sequence genomic DNA includes:
- the GPR15 gene encoding G-protein coupled receptor 15, which codes for MRKKTLLLHYRCKHLPRAELLKMDETTTFSTTDYDYSSFISDSNDSLYTSILLPILYSVVFLTGVVGNLILMGSLCFKKGSSRRIDIFIVNLAASDFVFLVTLPLWVDKEASSGLWRTGSFLCKSSSYIISVNMYSSVFFLTCMSADRFLSIVCPSSSRRIRSRSFAAGACISVWLSSCILGLPTALHRTLTFTEGKPFCIDIGATPTKRAYALVSLIFTFFVPLLSILACYLSIMRKLCVHYQHSRKHNKKLRNSIQIIFFVVMAFVFSWAPFNTFKLLSIISGLQEDSFFSSRTLQLGMEFSSPLAFAHSCINPFIYYGFDSYIRRAIGQRLCSCLRSQDYGSSTETSESHLSKINFNYVEDSIRKRKNSVLL